In Rahnella sikkimica, one DNA window encodes the following:
- a CDS encoding methyl-accepting chemotaxis protein has protein sequence MRNNQPVSQREYQYPDDATLMSTTDADSHITYANDAFIEVSGFDSEDIIGQPHNIVRHPDMPPSAFKDMWTTLQQGFPWTALVKNRRRNGDHYWVRANVVPIIRGGKTKGYLSVRTKPTATEISETQSLYDKMNRGELNNRRLFRGLLIRTGITRPFSILKTLSVRGRIRSGLFILFLLNSLAISTLTALPATQWYSAYALSTFFILLLGFWLEWQITRPVEQLCQQTLRVASGASHTITPMERVDEIGMTLRAVGQLGLICRWMVDDVNHQAHKVRTATESLANGNEALSQRTEQTAANVGETAAAMNEMSATVESNTQTAAEADKLSLTASAAAEKGSNAMQNVVGTMQEITDSSHQIATITTVIDGIAFQTNILALNAAVEAARAGEQGKGFAVVAGEVRSLAQRSASAASEIKRLIDTSVETVVSGSKQVDQAGKTMAEIVSQVRNVTSLIGQIRNATREQNLGLLDIAKAIEELDRITHQNSLQVQEGTNASTGLKRQADRLVEAVGVFR, from the coding sequence ATGCGCAATAATCAACCTGTATCACAACGGGAATATCAGTACCCGGACGACGCCACTTTGATGTCAACGACTGATGCCGATAGCCATATCACGTATGCCAATGATGCTTTTATTGAAGTCAGCGGTTTTGACAGTGAAGATATTATCGGTCAGCCTCACAATATTGTCCGCCATCCGGACATGCCGCCATCCGCTTTCAAAGACATGTGGACCACGTTGCAACAAGGTTTTCCCTGGACTGCGCTGGTAAAAAATCGTCGCAGAAACGGCGATCATTATTGGGTTCGGGCAAATGTGGTACCGATTATTCGCGGAGGTAAAACCAAAGGTTATCTTTCTGTCCGGACAAAACCGACGGCGACTGAAATTTCTGAGACTCAGTCGCTGTACGACAAAATGAATCGCGGCGAACTTAACAATCGCCGGTTGTTCAGAGGCTTGTTGATCCGCACGGGCATCACCCGACCGTTCTCAATTTTAAAAACGCTATCGGTTCGCGGGCGGATCCGCAGCGGGCTCTTCATTTTATTTCTTCTCAACTCTCTGGCAATTTCGACACTTACTGCGTTGCCCGCCACACAGTGGTATTCCGCGTATGCGCTAAGCACATTTTTCATTTTGCTTTTAGGTTTCTGGCTTGAATGGCAGATTACGCGCCCGGTTGAACAACTTTGTCAGCAGACTTTGCGGGTTGCCAGCGGAGCCAGCCATACGATCACGCCGATGGAACGCGTCGATGAAATCGGTATGACGTTGCGTGCAGTCGGCCAGCTCGGATTGATCTGCCGGTGGATGGTGGACGACGTAAACCATCAGGCACATAAAGTGCGCACCGCCACTGAATCACTGGCGAACGGAAACGAAGCGCTGAGTCAGCGAACCGAACAGACTGCAGCCAATGTGGGGGAGACCGCCGCCGCGATGAACGAGATGAGTGCGACCGTTGAAAGCAACACACAAACGGCCGCTGAAGCTGACAAATTATCGCTGACCGCCAGCGCCGCCGCCGAAAAAGGCAGTAACGCCATGCAAAATGTTGTCGGCACGATGCAGGAAATTACCGACAGTTCCCACCAGATCGCGACTATCACCACTGTTATCGATGGCATCGCTTTCCAGACCAATATTCTGGCGCTCAATGCCGCAGTTGAAGCGGCTCGCGCAGGTGAACAGGGAAAAGGATTTGCGGTGGTGGCCGGTGAAGTTCGCAGTCTGGCGCAGCGAAGTGCAAGTGCTGCCAGCGAAATAAAACGGCTGATCGACACCAGCGTGGAGACCGTTGTGTCGGGATCTAAACAGGTCGATCAGGCGGGTAAAACCATGGCAGAAATTGTTTCTCAGGTGCGAAACGTCACGTCGCTGATCGGCCAAATCCGTAATGCCACCCGTGAACAAAATCTGGGGTTACTGGATATCGCCAAAGCTATCGAAGAACTTGACCGTATCACACACCAGAATTCACTTCAGGTTCAGGAAGGCACGAACGCCTCAACGGGTCTTAAAAGACAGGCCGACAGACTGGTTGAGGCCGTCGGTGTATTCAGGTAG
- a CDS encoding methyl-accepting chemotaxis protein: MSLKKSSLLVLVVLFALFFTSMISNVWLLTQSNHSLDDVNKEIRVVLSIIDPINHSRTSRVRVMEYMKEIESSGGQPSASSLDAVSEVMGKADAAFQAYLNAPKLPGENELAETYRTAYQNYRQNGIEPLIDAAKAGDQAQFKARIPTVVQLDHQYEVVLDKVLALHEQYARNLNTDAQDNFKFGIGLTIAFGLLFLIIIIGVLLLLKRFVLTPLLSSRDHCRKIAEGYLDTPVPFKNTSRSEIEELMQSMEHMRQSLVQIIGQVRDTSHTVAHASQEISAGNIDLASRTEQQAAALTQTAASMEELGATVKQNTENVSRASGLTREAVQNARAGEKVAQEVIGTMGRINSSSKKIEDITGVINSIAFQTNILALNAAVEAARAGEQGRGFAVVASEVRNLAQRSAVAAKEIESLISESVANIKEGSDQVSRTGESISAIISSVTQVDVLMEHISTASDEQSRGISQIEQAVTEIDGVTQQNAALVQESAAAAASLEEQVLHLTRSVSAFRLAAV; the protein is encoded by the coding sequence ATGTCGCTTAAAAAATCTTCTCTGCTTGTTCTTGTGGTTCTTTTTGCTCTCTTTTTCACCAGTATGATTTCCAATGTCTGGTTACTCACACAGAGTAATCATTCCCTGGATGACGTGAATAAAGAGATCCGTGTGGTGCTTTCCATTATTGATCCGATCAACCACAGCCGTACCTCACGTGTCCGCGTGATGGAATATATGAAGGAGATTGAAAGCAGCGGCGGCCAGCCGTCGGCTTCTTCACTTGACGCTGTCAGCGAAGTGATGGGCAAAGCGGATGCGGCATTTCAGGCGTATCTCAATGCGCCAAAATTACCGGGCGAAAATGAGCTCGCAGAGACTTACCGCACGGCTTACCAGAATTATCGCCAGAACGGGATCGAGCCGTTAATTGACGCGGCGAAAGCGGGGGACCAGGCACAGTTCAAAGCGCGGATCCCGACCGTGGTTCAGCTGGATCATCAGTATGAAGTAGTGCTGGATAAAGTGCTGGCACTGCATGAACAGTACGCAAGAAATCTTAACACCGACGCGCAGGACAATTTCAAATTCGGTATCGGGCTGACGATTGCGTTTGGTTTGCTGTTCCTCATCATCATTATTGGCGTGCTGTTATTACTCAAACGTTTCGTTCTGACTCCGCTGCTGAGTTCACGTGATCACTGCCGCAAAATTGCCGAAGGGTATCTCGATACGCCGGTGCCGTTTAAAAATACTTCCCGCAGTGAAATCGAAGAGCTGATGCAGTCGATGGAACACATGCGGCAGTCGCTGGTGCAAATTATCGGGCAGGTACGTGATACCAGCCATACGGTCGCGCACGCGTCGCAGGAAATTTCCGCGGGCAATATCGATCTGGCTTCGCGTACTGAACAACAAGCCGCCGCGCTGACACAAACCGCCGCCAGCATGGAAGAGCTGGGTGCTACGGTAAAACAAAACACGGAAAACGTCAGCCGGGCCAGTGGCCTGACGCGCGAAGCGGTACAGAATGCCCGCGCAGGTGAGAAGGTTGCGCAGGAAGTGATCGGAACCATGGGGCGCATTAACAGTAGCTCTAAAAAAATTGAAGACATTACCGGCGTCATTAACAGCATTGCTTTCCAGACCAATATTCTGGCGCTGAATGCCGCAGTTGAAGCCGCGCGCGCCGGTGAACAAGGGCGCGGTTTTGCAGTAGTCGCCAGCGAAGTGCGCAATCTGGCGCAGCGAAGCGCGGTGGCGGCGAAAGAAATTGAAAGTCTGATTTCTGAATCGGTTGCCAATATAAAGGAAGGGTCGGATCAGGTGTCCCGTACCGGTGAATCTATTTCAGCAATCATTTCGTCGGTTACGCAGGTTGATGTTCTGATGGAACATATTTCGACGGCCTCCGACGAACAAAGTCGTGGGATCAGCCAGATTGAGCAGGCCGTGACAGAAATTGACGGCGTGACCCAGCAGAATGCGGCGCTGGTGCAGGAATCCGCTGCTGCTGCGGCTTCTCTGGAAGAGCAGGTACTGCATCTTACTCGCTCGGTTTCAGCATTCAGGCTGGCAGCCGTTTAA
- the tssK gene encoding type VI secretion system baseplate subunit TssK — translation MKIYRPLWSDGAFLAPQQFQQQARWDAFVADTVAHMVLAHPWGVIDADFDNGSLALSRLNALRLVVRFPDGTLIDTERADNLPPACDLSAISDRESVDVVLALPLLSANGGNLDDGQDSERPRRWKQEWVTVQELSGNERTELAIMRHAVTLRFAHQENSAYLTCPVLRLMRSAQGQWMPDENFIPPMLALAASPLVQTELSDLLHRLQARRRRLMAMRRESNERMADFAVADVSLFWLLNALNSMEPVLTELIQTPSRHPELFYRELVRLAGSLLTFSLEHKAEDIPLYQHDAPELVFPPLFALLDKLLEASLPSRMVAIDLKHDGQFWTGSLHDARLREGADFYLSVRSSMTNHLLQTQFPLLCKAGSFEAVSDVVNVALSGVVMKPLSHVPAAIPLRLENQYFSLDLNSPDAVAMLEAGNCAFYTPGTLGDIRLELFAVLRS, via the coding sequence ATGAAAATTTATCGTCCATTATGGAGCGACGGGGCCTTTTTGGCCCCACAACAGTTCCAGCAACAAGCCCGTTGGGATGCCTTTGTCGCCGATACCGTCGCGCATATGGTGCTGGCGCATCCGTGGGGTGTCATTGACGCCGACTTCGATAACGGTTCGTTGGCGCTTTCGCGTCTGAATGCCTTGCGACTGGTCGTTCGGTTTCCAGATGGCACACTCATTGATACGGAACGGGCAGATAACCTGCCCCCTGCCTGCGATTTATCTGCAATTTCAGACCGCGAGAGTGTGGATGTCGTACTGGCGTTACCGCTGCTCTCGGCCAACGGAGGCAATCTGGATGATGGTCAGGACAGTGAGCGTCCACGTCGATGGAAACAGGAATGGGTGACCGTACAGGAACTTTCCGGGAATGAACGCACCGAACTTGCGATCATGCGTCACGCCGTAACACTGCGTTTTGCCCATCAGGAAAACAGCGCATACCTGACCTGCCCAGTGCTGCGCCTGATGCGCAGCGCGCAGGGGCAGTGGATGCCGGATGAGAACTTCATTCCACCGATGCTCGCCCTTGCCGCCAGCCCGCTGGTGCAGACCGAACTGAGCGACCTGCTACACCGCCTGCAGGCCCGCCGTCGTCGTCTGATGGCCATGCGTCGTGAAAGCAACGAGCGTATGGCGGATTTTGCCGTGGCCGACGTGTCGCTGTTCTGGCTGCTCAATGCGTTAAACAGCATGGAGCCGGTGCTGACTGAGCTTATTCAGACCCCTTCACGCCACCCGGAACTGTTCTACCGAGAGCTGGTGCGCCTGGCCGGCAGCCTGCTGACGTTCTCCCTTGAGCATAAAGCGGAAGATATCCCGCTGTACCAGCACGATGCACCTGAGCTGGTTTTCCCACCGCTATTTGCGCTGCTGGATAAGTTGCTTGAAGCGAGCCTGCCGTCGCGCATGGTGGCCATTGACCTCAAACATGACGGTCAGTTCTGGACCGGTTCCCTGCACGATGCTCGTCTGCGCGAAGGGGCTGATTTCTATCTCTCCGTTCGCTCGTCAATGACCAATCACCTGCTGCAGACCCAGTTCCCGCTGCTATGTAAAGCGGGCAGCTTCGAGGCCGTCTCTGATGTGGTGAACGTTGCGCTCAGCGGTGTGGTAATGAAGCCGCTGTCGCACGTGCCTGCGGCTATCCCGCTGCGTCTTGAAAACCAATACTTCTCCCTTGATCTCAACAGCCCGGACGCCGTGGCGATGCTGGAAGCGGGCAACTGCGCCTTCTACACCCCAGGCACGCTGGGTGATATCAGGCTTGAACTGTTTGCGGTGCTGCGCTCATGA
- the tssC gene encoding type VI secretion system contractile sheath large subunit, with the protein MLMSATENSQESRTTVLERADAGSVYASLFEKINLTPVSALGDVNAFQDDQAMSDVTTDERVTAAVQVFLERLKQSGQKVERLDKTLLDGHIAMLDEQISRQLDEVMHHPEFQRMESGWRGLKFLVDRTDFRQNVKIEVLDVSKDDLRQDFEDCPEIIQSGLYRHTYIQEYDTPGGEPIGSVISNYEFDASPQDVALLRNISKVSAAAHMPFVGAVGPKFFLKDSMEEVAAIKDIGNYFDRAEYIKWKSFRDSDDSRYIGLTMPRVLGRLPYGPDTVPVRSFNYVEEVKGPDHEKYLWTNASFAFAANMVKSFIKNGWCVQIRGPQAGGAVTDLPIHLYDLGTGNQVKIPSEVMIPETREFEFANLGFIPLSYYKNRDYSCFFSANSAQKPALYDTADATANSRINARLPYIFLLSRIAHYLKLIQRENIGTTKDRRLLELELNTWIRTLVTEMTDPGDDLQASHPLRDAKVTVEDIEDNPGFFRVKLYAVPHFQVEGMDVNLSLVSQMPKAKA; encoded by the coding sequence ATGCTGATGTCTGCTACTGAAAACAGTCAAGAAAGCCGCACAACCGTGCTGGAACGTGCCGATGCAGGAAGTGTTTATGCGTCATTATTTGAAAAAATCAACCTGACTCCGGTCTCTGCACTGGGAGACGTGAATGCTTTCCAGGATGACCAGGCGATGTCTGATGTCACCACCGACGAGCGTGTTACGGCGGCAGTTCAGGTCTTCCTGGAACGCCTGAAACAGTCCGGTCAGAAAGTTGAGCGCCTGGACAAGACATTACTGGACGGCCACATTGCGATGCTCGACGAGCAAATCAGCCGCCAGCTTGACGAAGTCATGCACCATCCGGAGTTCCAGCGCATGGAATCCGGCTGGCGTGGCCTGAAATTCCTGGTAGACCGCACCGATTTCCGTCAGAACGTAAAAATCGAAGTGCTGGACGTCTCCAAAGACGACCTGCGTCAGGATTTCGAAGATTGCCCTGAAATCATTCAGAGCGGCCTGTACCGTCATACCTACATTCAGGAATATGACACACCGGGCGGCGAGCCAATCGGTTCTGTGATTTCCAACTATGAGTTTGACGCCAGCCCGCAAGACGTCGCGTTGCTGCGTAACATCTCCAAAGTGTCTGCGGCTGCACACATGCCGTTTGTCGGTGCTGTAGGGCCTAAATTCTTCCTGAAAGACTCCATGGAAGAAGTGGCTGCCATCAAAGACATTGGCAACTACTTTGACCGCGCTGAATACATCAAATGGAAATCTTTCCGTGATTCAGATGACTCCCGCTACATCGGTCTGACCATGCCGCGCGTGCTGGGTCGTCTGCCTTACGGGCCGGACACTGTCCCTGTTCGCAGCTTCAACTATGTTGAAGAAGTCAAAGGACCGGACCACGAGAAATACCTGTGGACTAACGCTTCTTTCGCCTTCGCGGCAAACATGGTGAAAAGCTTCATCAAAAACGGCTGGTGTGTACAAATCCGTGGCCCGCAAGCTGGCGGCGCAGTCACCGACTTGCCGATTCACCTTTATGACCTGGGCACCGGCAATCAGGTGAAAATCCCGTCTGAAGTGATGATCCCCGAAACGCGCGAATTTGAATTCGCCAATCTCGGCTTCATCCCGCTGTCTTACTACAAAAATCGCGATTACTCCTGCTTCTTCTCCGCGAACTCCGCGCAGAAACCGGCGCTGTATGACACGGCTGATGCGACTGCCAACAGCCGCATCAACGCGCGTCTGCCGTACATCTTCCTGCTGTCACGTATCGCGCATTACCTGAAACTGATTCAGCGCGAAAACATCGGGACCACCAAAGATCGTCGTCTGCTGGAGCTGGAACTGAACACCTGGATCCGCACTTTGGTCACCGAAATGACCGATCCGGGCGATGACCTGCAGGCTTCTCACCCGCTGCGTGACGCCAAAGTGACCGTAGAAGATATCGAAGACAACCCGGGCTTCTTCCGCGTGAAACTGTACGCCGTGCCGCACTTCCAGGTGGAAGGTATGGACGTCAACCTGTCATTGGTTTCTCAGATGCCGAAGGCTAAGGCATAA
- the hcp gene encoding type VI secretion system effector Hcp, producing the protein MAIPVYLWLKDDGGADIKGSVDVKDREGSIEVVAQEHNLYIPTDNNTGKLTGTRIHTPFLFTKEIDSSSPYLYKAVTTGQTLKSAEFKWYRINDAGQEVEYFNTKLENVKLVKVAPEMYDIKDPAKEKHNHLERIELRYEKITWTYKDGNIIHSDSWNERTTA; encoded by the coding sequence ATGGCAATTCCTGTTTATCTGTGGCTGAAAGACGACGGCGGTGCGGACATTAAAGGTTCCGTAGACGTAAAAGATCGCGAAGGCAGCATCGAAGTCGTTGCACAGGAACACAACCTGTACATCCCGACCGATAACAACACCGGCAAACTGACGGGTACGCGTATTCACACCCCGTTCCTGTTTACCAAAGAAATCGACTCATCCAGCCCGTATTTGTACAAAGCAGTGACCACCGGTCAGACCCTGAAATCTGCTGAGTTCAAATGGTACCGCATCAACGACGCGGGCCAGGAAGTGGAGTATTTCAACACCAAACTGGAAAACGTCAAACTGGTTAAAGTCGCACCAGAAATGTACGACATCAAAGATCCGGCGAAAGAGAAACACAACCATCTGGAACGCATTGAACTGCGTTACGAAAAAATCACCTGGACTTACAAAGACGGCAACATCATTCATTCCGATTCGTGGAACGAACGTACCACCGCCTAA
- a CDS encoding GNAT family N-acetyltransferase: protein MTLLASPLLSLRHFSHDDLDIFTRYRQNPDVARYQSWEYFTRPQAELLFEVMNEIPFGTPDNWFQIAIEHAEFGMVGDFGLHFVDEYQVELGITLDSKWQGKGIAKSALNLLLTYLFDHLKKHRVYASTDIRNHGSYRLFESAGFRREGSFIENCFLKDEWCSEYLYALLASEWEVRK from the coding sequence ATGACTTTACTTGCTTCACCTTTGCTGAGCTTGCGTCATTTTAGCCATGACGATCTTGATATTTTCACCCGGTACCGGCAGAACCCGGATGTCGCCCGTTACCAGAGCTGGGAATACTTTACCCGTCCACAGGCGGAACTGCTTTTTGAGGTGATGAATGAGATCCCTTTTGGCACGCCGGATAACTGGTTTCAGATTGCGATAGAACACGCTGAATTTGGCATGGTGGGCGATTTCGGGCTGCACTTTGTCGACGAATATCAGGTGGAACTGGGGATTACCCTCGACTCGAAATGGCAGGGGAAAGGGATCGCGAAGAGTGCATTAAATCTGTTACTGACCTATCTTTTCGACCATCTCAAAAAGCACCGGGTTTACGCCTCCACTGATATCCGCAATCACGGAAGTTACCGGTTATTCGAGTCAGCGGGGTTCCGACGCGAAGGAAGTTTTATAGAAAACTGCTTTCTGAAAGACGAATGGTGCAGTGAATATTTGTATGCTCTGCTGGCGTCAGAGTGGGAAGTCAGAAAATAG
- the tssB gene encoding type VI secretion system contractile sheath small subunit, with translation MSNSFQEEIPKARVNIKLDLHTGGAQKKVELPLKLMVMGDYSNGKETRPLSEREKVNINKNNFNSVMADFSPSLNLTVENTLAGDRSEESVSLNFKEMKDFEPEQVARQIPQLRAMLAMRNLLRDLKSNLLDNATFRKELETILKDDNLSDDLRAELAALAPQNS, from the coding sequence ATGTCTAATAGCTTTCAGGAAGAAATACCCAAGGCTCGCGTCAATATCAAACTGGATTTACACACCGGCGGCGCACAGAAGAAGGTCGAGTTACCTTTAAAATTAATGGTAATGGGTGACTACAGCAATGGTAAAGAAACCCGCCCATTGTCAGAACGCGAAAAAGTTAACATCAATAAAAATAACTTTAACAGCGTTATGGCTGATTTCAGCCCGTCACTTAACCTGACCGTTGAAAACACACTGGCCGGCGATCGCAGTGAAGAAAGTGTCAGTCTGAACTTCAAAGAGATGAAAGACTTCGAACCTGAGCAGGTTGCACGCCAGATCCCACAACTGCGCGCCATGCTCGCTATGCGTAATTTATTACGTGACCTCAAATCCAACCTTTTAGACAACGCCACTTTCCGCAAAGAACTCGAAACCATCCTGAAAGATGACAATTTGAGCGATGACCTGCGCGCTGAACTGGCTGCTCTGGCTCCCCAGAACTCTTAA
- a CDS encoding OmpA family protein, whose translation MRGLTRLILLLLGTCLALWLITGFWPLGTGSRVALSMMVVIVCAAAAYFQWRRDSRNKMAHAHIADTHLPPEDFQGAVVLVCGDSAPLFSDNQPFRETRQGWYMPVAMPEQLHLLAQHLASERPALVAQISVLLAVVPEMHQDPDDFTQRLRAWHRAIVVCKGWLAGIPPVWISTWLSPQAVSDTTAERWYTVTPGLSGVQVREDGAGVIPLTEWGRELNAGNGLERLSSVFWMESLLSWINTQVFSVIGQRQGDLPALRPCAWGSCFSPVTGCADNLWQAHIAGLTTLKPTPATAQECLPLPDVLLPYLPRRHGVSRLMQSWQLAGLLCALFLLFALLASYINNQRLIQSVGDHLAVYNRLTGTPPAPKLQSQQQLRADHRLLDGWLRGGAPMRLSLGLYQGMRLIAPLQSAINSWSPPPPPPPVINKIIQGPKTVRLDALSLFDTGKYLLKNGSTKVLINALVGIKAKPGWLIVVAGHTDDTGDDKSNQVLSQKRAESVRDWMRDTGDVPESCFAVQGFGESRPIATNDTPEGRAANRRVEISLVPQADACKATATPDSSND comes from the coding sequence ATGCGCGGATTAACCCGGTTAATACTGTTACTTCTCGGTACCTGTCTGGCTTTGTGGCTGATTACCGGCTTCTGGCCGCTGGGTACCGGCAGCCGCGTGGCACTCAGCATGATGGTGGTGATTGTCTGCGCGGCAGCGGCGTATTTTCAGTGGCGTCGTGACAGCCGCAATAAAATGGCCCATGCACACATTGCAGATACCCACCTGCCGCCGGAAGATTTTCAGGGTGCGGTCGTGCTGGTGTGCGGTGACAGTGCGCCGCTGTTTTCTGACAACCAGCCTTTTCGCGAAACGCGTCAGGGCTGGTATATGCCTGTCGCAATGCCGGAACAACTTCACCTCTTAGCTCAGCACCTCGCCTCTGAACGCCCGGCACTGGTCGCGCAGATTTCTGTGCTGCTGGCCGTCGTGCCGGAGATGCATCAGGACCCGGATGATTTCACCCAGAGACTGCGCGCCTGGCACCGTGCCATCGTGGTGTGCAAAGGCTGGCTGGCGGGCATTCCGCCGGTCTGGATAAGCACCTGGCTTTCCCCGCAGGCGGTATCTGACACCACCGCTGAACGCTGGTACACGGTGACGCCGGGGCTGTCCGGCGTACAGGTTCGTGAGGACGGAGCCGGTGTCATCCCGCTGACCGAATGGGGCCGTGAGCTGAACGCAGGTAACGGACTCGAGCGACTCAGCAGCGTGTTCTGGATGGAAAGTTTGCTGAGCTGGATCAATACGCAGGTGTTCAGCGTTATCGGACAGCGTCAGGGGGATTTGCCTGCCCTGAGGCCGTGCGCGTGGGGCAGTTGCTTTTCGCCGGTGACGGGCTGTGCGGACAACTTGTGGCAGGCCCATATCGCCGGGCTTACCACTCTGAAACCCACCCCTGCCACTGCTCAGGAGTGCCTGCCGCTGCCGGATGTTTTGCTGCCCTACCTGCCTCGCCGCCACGGGGTGTCACGTCTGATGCAGAGCTGGCAACTGGCGGGACTGCTGTGCGCCCTTTTTCTGCTGTTCGCCCTGTTGGCGTCGTACATCAATAACCAGCGGCTGATCCAAAGCGTGGGAGATCATCTGGCCGTATATAACCGCCTGACGGGGACACCCCCTGCGCCCAAGCTCCAGTCGCAGCAGCAGCTGCGCGCCGATCACCGGCTTCTGGACGGCTGGCTGCGCGGTGGTGCACCGATGCGCCTGTCTCTGGGGTTGTATCAGGGCATGCGTCTGATCGCGCCGTTGCAAAGTGCGATCAACAGCTGGTCACCGCCGCCACCACCACCACCGGTAATTAATAAAATCATTCAGGGGCCAAAAACCGTCCGTCTGGATGCCCTTTCGCTGTTCGATACCGGTAAATACCTGCTGAAAAACGGCTCCACCAAGGTACTGATTAACGCGCTGGTCGGCATCAAGGCCAAACCGGGCTGGCTGATTGTGGTCGCTGGGCACACCGACGACACCGGCGACGACAAATCCAACCAGGTGCTCTCTCAGAAGCGCGCCGAATCGGTGCGTGACTGGATGCGTGACACCGGCGACGTACCGGAAAGCTGTTTTGCCGTACAGGGCTTTGGTGAAAGCCGCCCGATTGCAACAAATGACACACCGGAAGGCCGTGCGGCCAACCGTCGTGTCGAAATCAGTCTGGTGCCTCAGGCCGACGCCTGCAAGGCAACAGCAACCCCCGATTCATCAAATGATTGA
- the tssL gene encoding type VI secretion system protein TssL, short form, with amino-acid sequence MSQINTSIVDEVFYPCWLMVSQLRNGQEITDGEALYRQACGWMDGAREALTRAGFSDASCNHMLYTQCALLDESVMNREKRDSGYAKWLKDPLQARYFNTLNAGEELWERIRTVLQEPAPDTAVLTCFYRALTLGFVGRYREQGDERREDVVRKLSQLVPAFSQAQDAPVVSRSSRLRSGRKTYWFSWVLGAAVLVALWFGLSTTLTKMVSLLTGAH; translated from the coding sequence ATGAGTCAGATCAATACGTCAATCGTTGATGAAGTCTTTTATCCCTGCTGGCTGATGGTCAGCCAGTTACGTAACGGCCAGGAGATCACCGACGGAGAAGCCTTGTATCGTCAGGCCTGCGGCTGGATGGACGGTGCCAGGGAAGCCCTAACGCGTGCCGGGTTCAGCGACGCGAGCTGCAACCACATGCTCTACACGCAATGTGCGCTGCTGGATGAAAGCGTGATGAACCGGGAAAAGCGCGACAGCGGCTATGCAAAATGGCTGAAAGACCCGTTGCAGGCGCGCTACTTCAACACCCTAAATGCGGGTGAAGAACTGTGGGAGCGCATCCGCACCGTCCTGCAGGAGCCTGCACCGGATACCGCCGTGCTGACCTGTTTTTACCGTGCGCTGACGCTGGGCTTTGTTGGCCGGTACCGTGAGCAGGGCGATGAACGCCGCGAAGACGTTGTCCGCAAGCTGAGTCAACTGGTCCCGGCGTTTTCGCAGGCTCAGGACGCGCCGGTGGTTTCGCGTTCATCGCGCCTGCGATCCGGGCGTAAAACGTACTGGTTTTCCTGGGTACTGGGTGCAGCCGTTCTGGTCGCGCTGTGGTTCGGGCTTTCCACCACGCTGACAAAAATGGTGTCGCTGCTGACGGGGGCGCACTGA